A genomic window from Blastococcus saxobsidens DD2 includes:
- a CDS encoding Zn-ribbon domain-containing OB-fold protein, with protein MSESLDLYPYAVYVEGLKSRELRYQHCDACSRSIFPPRVLCPSCASTELSWRVSSGRGVVYSATTIERRDGSYNVALVDVDEGFRMMSRVDGYPEAEIPIGLAVTCAWRPAQEADAYLPVFEHRGGSDD; from the coding sequence GTGAGCGAGTCGCTAGATCTGTACCCCTATGCGGTGTATGTGGAAGGCCTGAAGAGCCGTGAGCTGCGGTATCAGCATTGCGATGCCTGCAGTCGCTCGATCTTCCCTCCTCGGGTGCTCTGCCCTTCGTGCGCCTCCACGGAACTGTCCTGGCGGGTGAGCTCAGGACGTGGCGTCGTGTACTCCGCGACGACGATCGAACGACGCGATGGGTCCTACAACGTGGCTCTGGTGGACGTGGACGAGGGCTTCCGGATGATGAGCCGCGTCGACGGGTACCCGGAGGCTGAGATCCCGATCGGGCTCGCTGTCACGTGCGCCTGGCGGCCCGCACAGGAGGCCGACGCGTACCTGCCCGTCTTCGAGCACCGTGGGGGATCCGATGACTGA